The following DNA comes from Chryseobacterium gallinarum.
TTCAGTTAGAAGCCCGGCAGCGGCATAGAAGAGACCATCATCAGCCAAAACACGTTCTTTATCTGTAAGAATGCAGTTTTTTACTAATATCTCCTGTCCTTTTTTGGGATCAGTATTCATAAACTTCATCGACTGCCCTACAACAGAGCGGGAAGGCACAAGGGCCAATACTTCGATTTCTTCCGTAGAATCATCATCCAAAGGAAGGATTAACGATTTTAGCTTATCTCCATGCTCTTTTTTAAGATTTTCTTTTGTCTCCTGATTAATTTCCTGTAACATTTTAAAATTTTTTTTAAGATTAAATGATTGAATTATTTATTATGGGAATACATCGAGATCCACTTTCAAAGCAAATAGATCAAATTGTTTTTCGAGGCCCATATCCCCGGTAACGTCACGACCATTGCTCTGGAATTTCGCTATGATCTTATCGACAACAATCACATTGAATTCATTCACAAACTCAACAGTAATAATAAAAGGCTTGACTTTTAACAGATCACCTCCGGCCGCCCGTTCTAACGGCACTAAGTCGGCCATCATTAAGGTCATTGATGCAGATGGGGTTTTCTTTCCCCAGGACCATGAGGTGGCATCAATCCCCAACGTATGGTTTAATTGATGTTCCTGCTCATTCCCGTAAGTGATAGCCTTAACATTGACAGGAACCGCATTAATTTGGACCTTGACATCAGCACTGTCATAGGCTTTGCCATTTCTTATAATATCACTCATTACAATTGTGTTTTAAGGTTAACAGTTCCGTTTATTTCACCAATATTGCCTTTTGGGACGATTTTAAAGCCAATGTTGAGAACCTTTGTCACAATCACATCACTATCCGGGTCAACATAGGTTTTACCCCCTGAAATCTCTCCGGCTCTCTCCATATCGGCAAAAACACTGTCGCCTATGGCTTCAAAGGCGACCACAACACCAGGAAGCATTTTTCCGGTTTCCGGATTGACGGCCGGGTCTGTTTTGACTTTTGGCAGATACATTGTTCTTAATGCTCTCCTGGCTTTCTTTGCCGTTCTTCCATATGCTACCGTATGTTCGTTGATGTTATTATCATCATCGAGGATAATAGGCGCACAAACGTGGTCATTATTAAGTCTTACCCCAGCCATTCCTGTATAGGTAAGCCCAAAAACATAACCTTTATTCTCTAATGTCTGAAGGTCAGAAAACTGTTCTTTGATGGTTTTGTGATTCGATAATCCTGGATTAACAAGGAGTTTTTTAGATTCATGGGTAAGGTTTTTAGTTTCATTTTCCCCAATATTCTGATTAACAGAACATGAAGCGCAAACTCCTAAAACAGTACCTATAAATGCATACTTCTGAGCGTGTCCGGTCTTCTTTTCTGCAATATCGAAATCCTGTCCGATTACAAGGGTCACCCCTTCAGCGGAAAGATTTTCCAAATCTCTAAGATTGGCAGAGCTGGCGGCAGAACCACCATAACTATACCCTTCAAGGAAAATAGAAACCGGCATGAAATTATCTTCACTCCATTCTTCTAACACTTTAGCCTTTGCAATGGAATTATACACATCATCCGGCAAGCCGTTAAGCATGGTAATGGTTGCTTCAGGTTCCAGGTTTAACCCGATTGCTAATTGCTTAATTTTACCCTGAGCAAAGATTAAAAGCTTTTTAGCCGGCTGTTCACAAAGGTCAACAAGTTTTTTTGTCTGGTCTTCAAGGATCAGGTACAACTCTGTTCCAGTAGGTGCAAAGCGGAAAAACTCATAAAGATGCTCATACACATGCACATTGTTTGTTGTGTCATACTCCTTTGTAATTCCCAGGCTTTCAACATCGTCAATGTTGTAAACTACTATAGGGGTATCAAGCTCCATATTAGCCGGCTTAGGACCGGTTATAATAATACCGGAAATCGCATCATCACTACCAAGTCTGTTGGTTCCGACTTTTCCTTTTTTAAAATTAACGCCGTTTATATTTGACATTTTTTGAATTTATTTAGGTTGATCTTCAGCAGGATCAATCTTCTGACCTTGTTTGATCGTTTCGATTTTCCCTTCCCTTTGGCCTTCCTTATTTTTTGGAAGGCTATTATTTGCATAGTTGATATCTGTGAACCACTCACCCTGAGGATTCAAGTGAAGCTCCTTAACAGCTTTATTTTCTTTAAAAAACTGTTGTGCATATTCTTTCTGTGCCTTTGTCATGATTCAGCTATTTAAGGTGTAACATTATCTGAAATAATAGCTCCAAAACCGTGATCTTGTTTTTTATCACAAAGACCATAACAGTGAAGTCTTAATTCAGAGGTTGGATCTTTAGAGCGCGTGTCCTGTGCCATTGGCTTTAATAATGTTTTAACAGCCTCAATCCAGTATACTGTATTTGGAGCATAGAAAAATACAGATGCTGATTGATCTCCGGCAGCAGGTGTTGAGCCTAGAGATTTTAATATTCCCTGAGCGTTGTATTTTGGAGTTACTGTATTTTCAAAAATCTGCAAATTGAAAAACCTCTTTAACTCTCCGGTATTTTTATCAATTTCAAGATCACGGTAATTGTTTGTATTAGCTCGATCATGCACTAAATCGGCCTTGTGCATATCATCTAGGGTTAAATAAAACTGGTTTTTATCTTTAAGATTCAGTTTTACGAGTTCTTCAAAAAGGAAGCGATTAAGATCAGCGTATGTTAATCTTTTTCTACCGTTGAACTCCTCTCCTGTAGTTCTGATAACAGGCATTTTACCGGCTGTGTGTTCCTTAGGCGCAAGTTTACTTAATGCGTAATCCCTTACTCCGATTTTAAAAGAGTTGGTATGTTCTACTCTTAAAGCTGCTTCTTTGTCGAAGGCCATCGCTCTGAGCTCCGCATCTGTGTATGAGGTTGGTGTAGTGTCTAATTTATCCCACGGAACATGCCCCTTTGCTCCCGTCATGGCCAAAGGAGTAAAATCAACTGTTGCATTAACTACAAAACCAACATTATTGATCAGTTTATTAAATTTAATCCCGTCTGCATCAATAGCAGCCGGATTTGGCCTTTTTAGCACTCCAATGAAGGAATCATTATAGTTCCTAAAGTCTTCTAATAACTGTGGGTCGACATAGGTTCTGGTCCACAAACCGTCTTCAAATTCTGGCATTTTTTATTGATATTTAGCGTTAAACAAATTTTTGAATTTCTCAGGCTCCTGTGTAGCCATTTTTTCAAGTCCTTTCGGGTCTTCTTTCTGCCACTGGGCAAAATCCCAACCCTCCCGGCCTGCCGTTACTGCTCCCTTATTACCCACCTGGATAGCCGCTGAAATATTAGGAGCCTGCGGTTTACTTACGGTTTTAAAGACCAATTCAAGAGCTTCCACTCCTGAAGTAGCACCGATTGTTTCATAAGTTTTTCTTTCATCTTCTGTGAAAGTTTTTCCAAGACCGGCCGCTGCACCATCAATAATGGCTTTGATTCTGCCATCTTCGTATTCTTTGAGTTTGGCCTCTGCTGTAGTTTTTGCAGTTTCAGCCGTTCTTTTTTCGGCTTCCAAATCATTGATCTTTTGTTGAATTGC
Coding sequences within:
- a CDS encoding DUF2586 family protein produces the protein MSNINGVNFKKGKVGTNRLGSDDAISGIIITGPKPANMELDTPIVVYNIDDVESLGITKEYDTTNNVHVYEHLYEFFRFAPTGTELYLILEDQTKKLVDLCEQPAKKLLIFAQGKIKQLAIGLNLEPEATITMLNGLPDDVYNSIAKAKVLEEWSEDNFMPVSIFLEGYSYGGSAASSANLRDLENLSAEGVTLVIGQDFDIAEKKTGHAQKYAFIGTVLGVCASCSVNQNIGENETKNLTHESKKLLVNPGLSNHKTIKEQFSDLQTLENKGYVFGLTYTGMAGVRLNNDHVCAPIILDDDNNINEHTVAYGRTAKKARRALRTMYLPKVKTDPAVNPETGKMLPGVVVAFEAIGDSVFADMERAGEISGGKTYVDPDSDVIVTKVLNIGFKIVPKGNIGEINGTVNLKTQL